One genomic window of Corynebacterium massiliense DSM 45435 includes the following:
- a CDS encoding error-prone DNA polymerase: MRFFNGRALSWSRIERILSGRPGPTPVPVNHLGTPPESGAAPAAGEATQNGSGRSRSPRVAFAELHATSAYNFLSGASEPEELVRRAVELGLSALCVMDRDGFYGLMKFAEAAAEAQLPTVYGAELTLDEGALPVLPVIARGPEGYRRLSRLIVRARMDAGEKDKVSYPPLTEVARQLGDTCLCLVDHAWIEHIDALLETFGPANLVREYACTMTPEDADHHAALDAYNNLRGIVTALPGAATRDDVHLAGAKRALARRQSLADAEPDQHPMGAGWLRSGEQMERLVPGRADLIAETVRVAEECAFTWDALAPNLPDFTVPDGHTEMTWLRHLVRERATARYASRPADVQDKARKQIAHELDVIDKLGFPGYFLIVCDLVDFCKSANILCQGRGSAANSAVCFALGITNAEPISAGLLFERFLSPDREGPPDIDIDIESTRREEVIQYAYDKHGRDRAAQVANVITYRHKGATRDAARALGYPQGAADAWSKGIAEPPADVADLAAQFEGQPRHLGIHSGGMVLCDRPIADVVPMEWARMEGRSVLQWDKDDCAAAGLVKFDLLGLGMLEALHHMIDLVKESTGRTVNLWELDLAEPEIYDMLCRADAVGVFQVESRAQMSTLPRLKPRVFFDLVVEVALIRPGPIQGGSVHPYLARRDGKESVTFDHPVLEKSLGKTLGIPLFQEQLMQIAVDAAGFTGAEADDLRRAMGSKRSPERMNALKSRFFDGLARTNGITGDVAEKLWQKIVAFAAYGFPESHSQSFASLVYFSAWFKYHYPAQFCVGLLRAQPMGFYSPQSLIQDARRHGIEVLPATVNDSGAEARVVGGKDTPAKIRLGLNLIKGLGDKAAERIEAAAAAEGPFRDVPDLSRRADLTVSQVEALATAGALDCFGLTRRQALWQAGVAATERDGMLPGLSAIEAPSLPGMSSFELLATDVAATGVTHDKQPMETIRNLLADAGILTAAQLRDVPDGTRVRIAGVITHRQRPGTASGLTFLGMEDETGLMNVMVSPGLWKRQKVLARTAHSLIIRGVVENATGAISVVADKLEPLEVGEWFSRGSRDFR, from the coding sequence GTGAGATTCTTCAACGGGCGGGCGCTGTCGTGGTCGCGCATCGAACGCATCCTGTCCGGCCGCCCCGGACCTACGCCGGTGCCGGTCAACCACCTGGGCACGCCACCGGAGTCGGGCGCCGCCCCGGCTGCGGGCGAGGCCACGCAGAACGGCAGCGGCCGTTCGCGTTCGCCGCGCGTCGCCTTCGCCGAGCTGCACGCTACCTCCGCGTATAACTTCCTTTCCGGCGCGTCCGAGCCGGAGGAATTGGTGCGTCGCGCCGTTGAGCTTGGCCTTTCTGCCTTGTGCGTGATGGATCGGGACGGCTTCTACGGGCTGATGAAGTTCGCAGAAGCCGCCGCCGAGGCACAGCTGCCTACGGTCTATGGTGCGGAGCTCACCCTCGACGAGGGTGCGCTGCCGGTCCTGCCCGTCATCGCCCGCGGGCCGGAAGGCTACCGACGGCTGTCGCGCCTTATCGTCCGCGCCCGCATGGATGCCGGGGAGAAAGACAAGGTGTCCTACCCGCCGCTTACGGAGGTGGCGCGCCAATTGGGGGATACGTGCCTGTGTCTGGTGGACCACGCGTGGATCGAACACATTGACGCATTGCTGGAAACCTTCGGTCCTGCGAACCTCGTGCGTGAATACGCCTGCACCATGACCCCGGAAGACGCCGATCACCACGCGGCGTTGGATGCCTACAACAACCTCCGCGGCATCGTCACGGCCCTGCCCGGGGCCGCTACGCGTGACGATGTCCACTTAGCCGGCGCCAAGCGCGCCCTGGCGCGCCGGCAGTCGCTGGCGGATGCCGAGCCTGACCAGCACCCTATGGGCGCGGGCTGGCTGCGCTCCGGCGAGCAGATGGAACGGCTCGTGCCAGGGCGCGCGGACCTCATCGCCGAGACCGTCCGGGTGGCCGAGGAGTGCGCGTTTACCTGGGATGCGCTTGCGCCCAACCTGCCGGACTTTACGGTGCCAGACGGGCACACGGAGATGACCTGGCTGCGGCACCTAGTCCGCGAGCGCGCCACCGCGCGCTACGCCAGCCGTCCGGCAGACGTGCAGGACAAGGCGCGAAAGCAGATCGCGCACGAGCTCGACGTCATCGACAAGCTCGGCTTTCCCGGCTACTTCCTCATCGTGTGCGACCTGGTCGACTTTTGTAAGTCCGCCAACATCCTGTGCCAGGGGCGCGGCTCGGCGGCCAACTCGGCGGTCTGCTTCGCGCTCGGCATCACCAACGCCGAGCCGATTTCTGCAGGCCTGCTGTTCGAGCGGTTCCTCTCACCGGACCGCGAAGGCCCGCCGGACATCGACATCGATATTGAGTCCACTCGACGCGAAGAGGTCATCCAATACGCCTACGACAAGCACGGCCGGGACCGCGCCGCGCAGGTGGCCAACGTGATTACCTACCGCCACAAGGGGGCGACCCGCGACGCCGCCCGCGCGCTCGGCTACCCGCAGGGCGCGGCCGACGCGTGGTCGAAGGGGATCGCCGAGCCGCCTGCCGATGTCGCCGACCTCGCCGCCCAGTTCGAGGGCCAGCCGCGGCACTTAGGGATCCATTCCGGCGGCATGGTGCTGTGCGATAGGCCCATCGCGGACGTGGTGCCCATGGAGTGGGCGCGCATGGAAGGCCGCAGCGTGCTCCAGTGGGACAAAGATGACTGCGCGGCCGCCGGGCTGGTGAAGTTCGACCTGCTGGGCCTGGGCATGCTCGAGGCGCTGCACCACATGATCGATCTGGTGAAAGAGTCCACCGGGCGCACGGTCAACCTGTGGGAGCTGGACCTGGCCGAGCCGGAGATCTACGACATGCTCTGCCGCGCCGACGCGGTGGGCGTGTTCCAGGTGGAGTCCCGCGCGCAGATGTCCACCTTGCCGCGGCTGAAACCCCGGGTGTTTTTCGACCTCGTCGTGGAGGTCGCCCTTATCCGCCCCGGTCCCATCCAGGGCGGGTCGGTACACCCGTACCTCGCGCGCCGCGACGGCAAGGAATCCGTCACCTTCGACCATCCGGTGCTGGAGAAGTCCCTGGGAAAGACGCTGGGTATCCCGCTGTTTCAGGAGCAGCTGATGCAGATCGCCGTCGATGCCGCCGGGTTTACCGGCGCGGAGGCCGACGACCTGCGCCGCGCGATGGGGTCCAAGCGCTCCCCGGAGCGCATGAACGCGCTGAAATCCCGGTTCTTCGACGGGCTGGCGCGAACCAACGGCATCACCGGTGACGTGGCGGAAAAGCTGTGGCAGAAGATCGTGGCGTTCGCCGCCTACGGTTTCCCGGAGTCGCACTCGCAGTCGTTCGCCTCGCTGGTGTACTTTTCCGCCTGGTTTAAGTACCACTACCCGGCGCAGTTCTGCGTGGGGCTACTCCGCGCGCAGCCGATGGGCTTTTACTCGCCGCAGTCGCTCATCCAGGACGCGCGCCGCCACGGGATTGAGGTACTGCCGGCTACCGTTAACGATTCCGGGGCCGAGGCCCGCGTCGTGGGCGGGAAAGATACCCCGGCGAAGATCCGGCTGGGCCTGAACCTCATCAAGGGGCTGGGCGATAAGGCCGCCGAGCGCATCGAAGCGGCAGCAGCCGCCGAAGGACCCTTTCGCGACGTGCCGGACCTGTCGCGCCGGGCGGATCTCACCGTCTCCCAGGTGGAGGCACTTGCCACCGCCGGCGCGTTGGACTGCTTTGGGCTTACCCGCCGCCAGGCGCTGTGGCAGGCGGGAGTCGCCGCCACCGAACGCGACGGCATGTTGCCGGGCCTGTCCGCCATCGAGGCCCCCTCGCTTCCCGGGATGAGCTCGTTTGAGCTTTTGGCCACCGACGTGGCCGCCACCGGGGTCACCCACGACAAGCAGCCGATGGAGACAATCCGGAACCTGCTTGCCGATGCCGGCATCCTCACCGCCGCCCAACTCCGCGACGTTCCCGACGGCACGCGCGTGCGCATCGCCGGCGTGATCACCCACCGCCAGCGCCCCGGCACCGCCTCGGGACTGACATTCCTCGGAATGGAAGACGAGACCGGTCTGATGAACGTGATGGTTTCGCCGGGGCTGTGGAAACGGCAGAAGGTGCTCGCCCGCACCGCCCATTCGCTCATCATCCGCGGTGTCGTCGAAAACGCTACCGGCGCCATTAGTGTCGTCGCCGACAAGCTGGAGCCGCTCGAGGTGGGCGAGTGGTTCAGCCGCGGCTCCCGCGATTTCCGGTAG
- a CDS encoding iron-siderophore ABC transporter substrate-binding protein, with amino-acid sequence MGGDKATSAVKAAATVFTVAALSTGVAACSAESGNDSAQGGAAGKDSDIQPVTIEHALGKAEIDEKPERVVTLGQGSTETAIALGVTPVAMEEYDWGADDSGYLPWIREAVEDKGDELPALIKGQDNLSPEEILKYEPDVILAPWSGLTQEQYDQLNKIAPTVAYEEQPWVIKWDDQIRTVSKALGKEDKAQGLIDDIQGELADAKEPEYEGKTFSYIYNSGPENLGIFFPDEQRVAMVRALGLTVDPVVEEFRKDEVPGTDSAQVSKENLDKLDNSDLIFTFYMDDENRKTMHKDPAYSRIPAIADGREVAYTDQSLVTASSMINPLTVPWATERMKPLIDEAVAKVNK; translated from the coding sequence TTGGGTGGGGACAAGGCGACCAGCGCCGTCAAGGCGGCCGCGACGGTGTTTACCGTTGCCGCACTCAGCACCGGCGTGGCCGCCTGCTCCGCCGAGAGCGGCAACGATTCCGCACAGGGTGGCGCAGCCGGCAAGGACTCCGATATCCAGCCGGTGACCATCGAACACGCGCTGGGGAAAGCCGAGATCGACGAGAAGCCGGAGCGCGTGGTGACGCTGGGCCAGGGCTCGACCGAGACCGCCATTGCGCTGGGCGTGACCCCGGTGGCCATGGAGGAATACGACTGGGGTGCGGACGACTCGGGCTACCTGCCGTGGATCCGCGAGGCGGTCGAAGACAAGGGCGACGAACTGCCCGCCCTCATCAAGGGCCAGGACAATCTGAGCCCGGAGGAGATCCTCAAATACGAGCCGGACGTCATCCTCGCTCCGTGGTCGGGCCTGACCCAGGAGCAGTACGACCAGCTGAACAAGATCGCCCCGACCGTGGCTTACGAGGAACAGCCGTGGGTTATCAAGTGGGACGATCAGATTCGCACCGTGTCCAAGGCACTGGGCAAGGAAGATAAGGCGCAGGGGCTTATCGATGACATCCAGGGCGAGCTCGCCGACGCCAAGGAGCCGGAGTACGAGGGCAAGACCTTCAGCTACATCTACAACTCGGGCCCGGAAAACTTAGGCATCTTCTTCCCCGATGAGCAGCGCGTGGCGATGGTCCGTGCGCTCGGCCTCACCGTCGACCCGGTGGTGGAGGAGTTCCGCAAGGACGAGGTGCCCGGCACCGACTCCGCGCAGGTGTCCAAGGAGAACCTGGACAAGCTGGACAACTCCGATCTCATCTTCACCTTCTACATGGATGACGAAAACCGGAAGACCATGCACAAGGATCCGGCGTATTCGCGCATTCCGGCCATCGCAGACGGCCGCGAGGTCGCCTACACCGACCAGTCGTTGGTGACCGCGTCGTCCATGATCAACCCGCTGACGGTTCCGTGGGCCACCGAGCGCATGAAGCCGCTTATCGATGAAGCCGTGGCCAAGGTGAACAAGTAA
- a CDS encoding FecCD family ABC transporter permease: MPSPTTSAPPARLASRPALRVGPFSTVWRPRAAMATVAILCVAALAFAFSLALGDYQLDLGTVFQVLFTGGGSRTERLVVLEWRLPRSLAGVAVGAALGLSGALTQNATRNALASPDILGITSGASAAAVTVLVLGTGGGVAGWLAGAGIPVAAALGGLLTAVAIWALAFRREVDSFRLVLFGVIINALLLAYVNFLLIRAALRDAATAQFWLTGSLGSSVWGRVIPLLVVVACCLPLLAWISFRLNASSLGTDVEKALGQNPQLTHMSLWLVAVLLVSVAVATAGPIGFVAFVAPQLALRLCGLSRPPLIAAALTGAALVVSADLATQHLLPKELPVGLLTSAIGGVFLMYLLVRTNQRTTV, encoded by the coding sequence ATGCCCTCCCCGACTACTTCTGCACCCCCTGCCCGCCTGGCCAGCCGGCCAGCTCTCCGCGTCGGTCCGTTTTCCACGGTGTGGCGGCCCCGCGCGGCCATGGCCACCGTGGCCATCTTGTGCGTTGCCGCGCTGGCTTTCGCCTTCTCCCTTGCACTGGGTGACTACCAGCTCGACCTGGGCACCGTCTTCCAGGTGCTCTTTACCGGCGGGGGCAGCCGGACCGAGCGCTTGGTCGTGCTCGAATGGCGCCTACCGCGCTCGCTGGCCGGGGTCGCGGTGGGCGCGGCGCTGGGCCTGTCCGGTGCGCTGACCCAGAACGCAACCCGCAACGCGCTGGCCAGCCCAGACATCCTGGGGATCACCTCGGGCGCATCCGCCGCGGCGGTGACCGTGCTCGTGCTCGGTACCGGCGGCGGCGTGGCTGGGTGGCTGGCAGGCGCGGGCATCCCCGTCGCCGCCGCGCTGGGCGGTCTGCTGACCGCCGTAGCCATCTGGGCGCTGGCCTTCCGCCGGGAGGTCGACTCGTTCCGGCTCGTGCTTTTCGGCGTCATCATCAACGCGCTGCTTTTGGCCTACGTCAATTTCTTGCTCATCCGTGCAGCGCTTCGCGATGCCGCCACCGCCCAGTTCTGGCTCACCGGATCCCTCGGTTCCTCCGTGTGGGGCCGGGTCATCCCGCTGCTCGTCGTGGTGGCCTGCTGCCTGCCACTGCTGGCCTGGATATCCTTCCGCTTGAACGCCAGCTCGCTGGGCACCGACGTGGAAAAGGCGCTGGGCCAAAACCCGCAGCTGACGCACATGAGCCTGTGGCTCGTCGCTGTCCTGCTGGTGTCGGTGGCCGTCGCCACGGCGGGCCCTATCGGGTTCGTCGCCTTCGTGGCCCCGCAGCTGGCCTTGAGGCTATGCGGGCTGTCGCGCCCGCCACTTATCGCCGCCGCGCTCACCGGCGCCGCCCTCGTGGTGAGCGCCGACTTAGCCACCCAGCACCTGCTTCCCAAAGAGCTACCTGTCGGCCTGCTCACCTCCGCCATCGGCGGCGTATTCCTGATGTACCTGCTCGTCCGCACCAACCAGAGGACCACCGTATGA
- a CDS encoding PH domain-containing protein: MDFTPVSPKLIAARFLATGIVFSVLIVACVVCAVLLHWAFYIPAGIFAVWAVVEFAFIRLQVKRLGWKETEHDLLITRGRWWHTLTVVPYGRIQFIDVTAGPIDRLFGLRKVQLNTASASTDASIPGLPAADADALRDRLTLQAREKASGL; this comes from the coding sequence ATGGATTTCACCCCGGTCTCGCCCAAACTGATTGCAGCGCGTTTTCTCGCTACCGGGATCGTCTTTTCCGTCCTCATTGTCGCGTGCGTGGTCTGCGCGGTGTTGTTGCACTGGGCGTTTTACATCCCGGCCGGAATTTTCGCCGTGTGGGCGGTGGTTGAATTCGCTTTTATCCGTTTGCAGGTTAAACGCCTGGGGTGGAAGGAAACCGAGCACGACCTGCTCATCACCCGTGGCAGGTGGTGGCACACCCTCACCGTTGTGCCGTATGGCCGTATCCAGTTCATTGACGTCACTGCCGGCCCCATTGATCGCCTCTTCGGGCTGCGAAAGGTTCAGCTCAACACGGCATCGGCAAGCACGGATGCATCGATCCCTGGCCTGCCTGCAGCCGATGCCGACGCGTTGCGGGATCGGCTGACCCTCCAGGCCCGCGAGAAAGCGAGTGGCCTGTGA
- a CDS encoding methionine ABC transporter ATP-binding protein, which yields MTQPSTQPGAGSSPVSQSRGTRVEFRDVTKTFETTKNKLFKKEKGAVTALDDVSLTVEPGEIVGIIGYSGAGKSTLVRQINGLDTPTSGEVLLDGKNIVGMPESELRGIRRQIGMIFQQFNLFSSRTAAGNIEYPLKLQGVDKAERKKRVNELLEFVGLGDKGGSYPEQLSGGQKQRVGIARALATQPSLLLADEATSALDPQTTQEVIDLLRQVNKEFGITIVVITHEMEVVRSIADKVAVMEHGRVVEQGPIYDVFSHPQTAVAQRFVSTSLRNTPDQVEADDLLAHSGRLVTVDLSAHSGFFEAASRLREDGVDISIVHGGVTTLQRKSFGKMTVRLNGDDAAIDRFINTLSQTTDIEEITR from the coding sequence GTGACACAACCAAGCACGCAACCAGGTGCGGGGAGCTCCCCCGTTTCCCAATCCCGGGGCACCCGAGTCGAATTCCGCGACGTCACCAAGACCTTCGAGACCACGAAGAACAAGCTCTTCAAGAAGGAAAAGGGCGCGGTGACGGCGCTTGACGATGTCTCGCTGACCGTCGAGCCCGGCGAGATCGTCGGCATCATCGGCTACTCCGGCGCAGGTAAATCCACCTTGGTCCGCCAGATCAACGGCCTGGACACCCCCACGTCCGGCGAGGTTCTCCTCGACGGCAAGAACATCGTGGGCATGCCGGAATCGGAACTGCGCGGCATCCGCCGCCAGATCGGCATGATCTTCCAGCAGTTCAACCTCTTTTCCTCCCGCACCGCCGCAGGCAACATCGAGTACCCGCTGAAGCTGCAAGGAGTGGACAAGGCGGAGCGGAAAAAGCGCGTGAACGAGCTGCTCGAGTTCGTGGGCCTGGGCGACAAGGGCGGTTCCTACCCGGAGCAGCTGTCCGGCGGCCAGAAGCAGCGCGTGGGCATCGCCCGTGCGCTGGCCACGCAGCCGTCGCTGTTGCTTGCCGATGAAGCCACCTCCGCCCTTGACCCGCAGACCACCCAAGAGGTGATCGACTTGTTGCGCCAGGTCAACAAGGAGTTCGGCATCACCATCGTGGTGATCACGCACGAGATGGAAGTGGTGCGCTCCATCGCCGACAAGGTTGCGGTCATGGAGCACGGCCGCGTGGTGGAGCAAGGCCCCATCTACGACGTGTTCTCCCACCCGCAGACCGCGGTGGCGCAGCGCTTCGTGTCCACCTCGCTGCGCAACACCCCGGACCAGGTGGAGGCCGACGATCTCCTGGCCCACTCCGGCCGGCTGGTGACCGTGGACTTAAGCGCCCACTCCGGCTTCTTCGAGGCCGCCTCCCGCCTGCGCGAGGATGGCGTGGACATCTCCATCGTGCACGGCGGCGTGACCACGCTGCAGCGCAAATCCTTTGGCAAGATGACCGTCCGCCTCAACGGCGATGACGCGGCCATCGACCGCTTCATCAACACCTTGTCCCAGACCACCGACATTGAGGAGATCACGCGATGA
- a CDS encoding ABC transporter ATP-binding protein: MTTAPRTCTQEISARDLHVSYGDTEVISGLGVTFPAGKVTTIIGPNGCGKSTLLKATSRLIPSTGQVRLDDCDVTTLKKKELAKLIGVLPQSPIAPEGLLVADLVARGRHPHQSWINQWSSHDEEEVVRALENTGSAHLADHRVDALSGGQRQRVWISMVLAQNTDVLFLDEPTTYLDLSTSIEVLNLVTRLRDELERTVVMVLHDLNLAVRYSDHLVVMRDGAVIDSGAPADVITSELLAEVFDLDALIIEDPATGGPLIVPAAPATAPAAESQRGA; encoded by the coding sequence ATGACCACCGCACCCCGCACCTGCACGCAGGAGATCTCCGCCCGCGACCTGCACGTCAGCTACGGCGACACTGAGGTCATCTCCGGCCTCGGCGTCACCTTCCCCGCCGGTAAGGTGACCACCATCATCGGCCCCAACGGGTGTGGCAAGTCCACACTGCTTAAAGCCACGTCCCGGCTCATTCCCTCGACCGGCCAGGTACGCCTCGATGACTGCGATGTCACCACGCTGAAGAAAAAGGAGCTGGCCAAGCTCATCGGCGTGCTGCCCCAAAGTCCCATCGCGCCGGAAGGGCTTCTGGTCGCCGATCTCGTCGCGCGCGGGCGGCACCCGCACCAATCGTGGATCAACCAGTGGTCGTCCCATGACGAGGAAGAGGTCGTGCGCGCACTGGAAAATACCGGCAGCGCCCACCTGGCGGATCACCGCGTCGACGCGCTTTCTGGCGGGCAGCGCCAGCGCGTGTGGATCTCGATGGTGCTTGCACAAAACACCGACGTGTTGTTCCTCGACGAGCCGACGACGTACCTCGATCTGTCCACCTCCATTGAGGTGCTCAACCTGGTCACGCGCCTGCGCGACGAGCTGGAGCGCACCGTGGTCATGGTGCTGCACGACTTAAACCTGGCGGTGCGCTACTCCGACCACCTAGTGGTCATGCGCGACGGCGCAGTCATCGACTCGGGCGCGCCTGCCGATGTCATCACCTCCGAGCTCCTCGCCGAGGTCTTCGACCTCGACGCGCTCATCATCGAAGACCCGGCCACCGGCGGCCCGCTTATCGTCCCCGCAGCACCGGCGACGGCGCCCGCTGCCGAGTCGCAGCGCGGGGCTTAG
- a CDS encoding MetQ/NlpA family ABC transporter substrate-binding protein yields MQIRRIIAAGAAVTLASTGLVACGSGDDSDIIRVGTTDAAKKAWSAFEDAAKEKGYKVEIVPFSDYTTPNQALEQGKLDTNNFQHLQYLAEYNKGNDTDLVPIVSTEIVPLALFWKDHDSLDGIDGEEIAIPNDTTNQARAINLLKQKGLVELKPDAPLSPQPNDIDKDKSKVKVAPVGAEQTSSAYSEGKPAVINNSFLDRAGIDPHSAVAQDDPKSKEAEPYINVFAVRSEDADNQELKDLAALWHSDEVQKAVEEDSAGTSIPVDRSAEELQDILKRLEEETDGADANASK; encoded by the coding sequence ATGCAGATCCGCCGCATTATCGCCGCCGGCGCAGCCGTGACCCTCGCCTCCACTGGGCTCGTTGCCTGTGGCTCGGGCGATGATTCCGACATCATCCGCGTCGGCACCACCGACGCCGCCAAGAAGGCGTGGTCCGCCTTCGAAGACGCCGCGAAGGAAAAGGGCTACAAGGTAGAGATCGTCCCCTTCTCCGATTACACCACCCCGAACCAGGCGCTGGAACAGGGCAAGCTGGACACCAACAATTTCCAGCACCTGCAGTACCTGGCGGAATACAACAAGGGCAACGACACCGACCTGGTGCCGATCGTCTCCACCGAGATCGTTCCGCTGGCGCTGTTCTGGAAGGACCACGATTCCCTCGACGGCATTGACGGCGAGGAAATCGCTATCCCGAACGACACCACGAACCAGGCCCGCGCCATCAACCTGCTCAAGCAGAAGGGCCTGGTTGAGCTCAAGCCGGACGCGCCGCTGAGCCCGCAGCCGAACGACATCGACAAGGACAAGTCCAAGGTCAAGGTCGCCCCGGTCGGCGCGGAGCAGACCTCCTCGGCCTACAGCGAGGGCAAGCCCGCCGTCATCAACAATTCCTTCCTGGACCGCGCCGGCATCGACCCGCACTCGGCCGTCGCGCAGGACGATCCGAAGTCCAAGGAAGCCGAGCCGTACATCAACGTCTTCGCCGTGCGCTCCGAGGACGCCGACAACCAGGAACTGAAGGACTTGGCCGCGCTGTGGCACTCCGACGAGGTGCAAAAGGCCGTGGAGGAAGACTCCGCGGGCACCTCCATCCCGGTGGATCGCTCCGCCGAGGAGCTGCAGGACATCCTCAAGCGCCTGGAGGAAGAAACCGACGGCGCTGACGCCAACGCGTCCAAGTAG
- a CDS encoding FecCD family ABC transporter permease codes for MPPLSPTRSPAADVDTDTTTDTGADAVVAAGSAGSANASVATRHRRRGRLAAIAILVALIAVGAPLSLALGSRSVPLDVVWDSMRHLRELLARPDSLNADQLAVVQLRFPRTLLAVLVGAALGVAGALIQGHTRNPLADPGILGISSGAALAVVAGLALGGISGTLPSAGLAFCGAALATVAIFGLSSIGSGQVNPLTLILAGAALSAVLNAITSAFVLTDNQNLDYMRFWTVGSVAGRDLHVFWAVLPVLAVTLAAALACGPTLNVLTMGEESASALGVNVGRSRIIAMLLIALLAGTATAAAGPIGFIGLVIPHIARSITGPDYRWILPVSALAGAALLVYADIVGRLIARPAEVQVGIVLAFVGAPLFMFLIYRNRVVNV; via the coding sequence ATGCCACCCCTTTCCCCCACACGCTCGCCCGCAGCCGACGTCGATACCGACACCACTACCGACACCGGCGCCGACGCCGTTGTCGCAGCAGGCAGCGCCGGGAGCGCCAACGCCAGCGTTGCGACGCGGCACCGGCGGCGCGGCCGGCTGGCTGCCATCGCGATCTTGGTCGCCCTGATTGCCGTCGGCGCGCCTCTCTCGCTGGCGCTGGGCTCACGGTCCGTGCCGCTCGACGTGGTGTGGGATTCCATGCGCCACCTGCGCGAGCTTCTGGCACGCCCCGACTCGCTGAATGCGGACCAGCTGGCCGTGGTCCAGTTGCGCTTCCCCCGCACCCTCCTCGCCGTACTGGTCGGTGCCGCCTTAGGCGTGGCGGGCGCACTCATCCAGGGCCACACCCGCAACCCGCTGGCGGATCCGGGCATTCTGGGCATCTCTTCCGGCGCGGCCCTCGCCGTGGTGGCGGGGCTGGCACTGGGTGGGATTAGCGGCACCCTCCCCAGCGCGGGGCTAGCCTTCTGCGGCGCGGCGCTGGCCACCGTCGCCATCTTCGGCCTGTCCTCCATCGGCAGCGGGCAGGTCAACCCTTTGACGCTCATCCTCGCGGGCGCGGCCCTTTCGGCCGTCCTCAACGCCATCACCTCAGCGTTTGTTCTGACGGACAACCAGAACCTGGACTATATGCGTTTCTGGACGGTCGGGTCCGTGGCAGGCCGTGACTTGCACGTCTTCTGGGCGGTACTTCCCGTGCTGGCCGTGACGCTCGCTGCGGCGCTCGCCTGCGGCCCGACGCTCAACGTGTTGACCATGGGCGAAGAGTCCGCCTCCGCCTTAGGCGTCAACGTCGGCCGCAGCCGCATCATCGCCATGCTGCTTATCGCTCTTCTCGCCGGGACGGCCACGGCCGCGGCGGGGCCCATCGGCTTCATCGGCCTGGTTATCCCACACATCGCGCGGTCTATCACCGGCCCCGATTACCGCTGGATCCTGCCGGTCTCCGCCCTGGCCGGCGCCGCATTGCTGGTGTACGCCGACATCGTCGGCCGCCTCATCGCGCGCCCCGCGGAGGTGCAGGTGGGCATCGTCCTGGCGTTTGTGGGTGCCCCACTTTTCATGTTCCTCATCTACCGCAATCGGGTGGTGAACGTATAG
- a CDS encoding methionine ABC transporter permease yields MTDALNTDTTLLAAGGKWDRLSGTLFEAIGDTLIMVTVTMLVAGLLGLILGVLLYTTRPSGILHNRFIHTLLNVLVNFVRPIPFIILLAFAQPLTVAVMGSSIGREPATFVMAIAATFAVTRVVEQNLVSIDPGMIEAARAMGAGPWKIITSVIIPEALGPLVLGYTFLFIAVVDMSAMAGYVGGGGLGDFAIVYGYRAYDWEVTVVATLIIIVLVQAAQFFGNWLSSKIMRR; encoded by the coding sequence ATGACCGACGCGCTGAACACTGACACCACGCTCCTCGCCGCGGGCGGCAAGTGGGATCGCCTAAGCGGCACGCTGTTCGAGGCAATCGGCGATACCCTCATCATGGTCACGGTGACCATGCTGGTCGCGGGCCTTCTGGGGCTTATCCTCGGCGTGCTGCTCTACACCACCCGCCCGAGCGGCATCCTGCACAACCGGTTCATCCACACCTTGCTCAACGTGCTGGTGAACTTCGTGCGCCCCATCCCGTTCATCATTCTGCTGGCGTTCGCACAGCCACTGACCGTGGCGGTGATGGGCTCGTCCATCGGCCGCGAGCCGGCCACGTTCGTCATGGCCATCGCCGCCACCTTCGCTGTCACCCGCGTGGTGGAGCAGAACCTCGTCTCCATCGACCCGGGCATGATTGAGGCCGCCCGCGCCATGGGCGCCGGCCCCTGGAAGATCATCACCTCGGTCATCATCCCGGAGGCCCTCGGCCCGCTGGTGTTGGGCTACACCTTCCTGTTCATCGCCGTGGTCGATATGTCCGCGATGGCCGGCTACGTCGGCGGCGGCGGTTTGGGTGACTTCGCCATCGTCTACGGCTACCGCGCCTACGACTGGGAGGTCACCGTCGTGGCCACCCTCATCATCATCGTGCTGGTGCAGGCCGCCCAGTTCTTTGGCAACTGGCTCTCGTCGAAGATCATGCGCCGTTAG